The genomic DNA TCAAATAGCCTTTCCAAGAGATAGTCATAAATTTGCGGGTTTTGATCGTCGATATTGGTTTCAATCACGACGATTTCATCTGTTTCGTATTTCTCTTCCTTTTGACCGATAAAGATACGAAGAAGATTGGGAGTATCAGGCAGGTCCCTTTCCCCGGCCCCGTAACCAATGGCTTCAATCCTCATCTCAGGTAAAGGGCCAAAACCAGAGGCTATCCCGGTCACAATGGCTGCCCCGGTAGGGGTGGTAAGTTCGGCTTCAATCCCCTGAGAATAAACCGGAAAGCCCTTAACCAATTCACAGGTGGCGGGAGAAGGGATGGGAATATAGCCGTGGGCCGTGCGGAGCCGACCTCTTCCTAAGGCAAGGGGTGAAGAAAATATCTTCTTCACCCCTAATCTTTGTAAACCATAAAGACTCCCCACCACGTCGACAATGGTATCTAAAGAGCCTACTTCATGGAGATGGGCCGTTTCCAAAGTCTGGCCATGGAGCTTGGCTTCTGCCTGGACCAGCCTGGTAATAATCCTGGCCGATAATTCTTTTATCTCCGGTTCTATCTGACCTCTTTCCATTAGGTCAATCATGGCCGGCAGGTTGGGGAGCCTCGTGGCCGTCTCTACTACCACCTTTGTCCCAACCAGATGTTGTCTCTCTACCTTGCTCGTCGAGATATTATATCCTGTCAGGGGGAGCCGGTGCAGGTCTTCCTTGAGGGCATCCAATTCTAACCCGGCATCAAGCAATGCCCCCAGAAGCATATCCCCGCTAATTCCACTAAAACAATCTAAATAAGCGATCTTCAACGTTCACTGTCCCCAAAGTACTTGCTTAATGGTGGCATCACTTGGGTCTACTTCAATAATCAAATCACCGCCGCGACGTCCTACGTAATCCTTTGGGCCATAGTTTATCCTCCAAACCAAATCGCCCTTGAAAGAATGTTGAGTAATGGTGATTAAAGTTTGAACCACGTTTACACCTAACTCGCGAGCGCGTTTGTTGGCTGTCGCCATCACCTGGGCTAGTGAAACGGCGAGGTCATCTTGAAGTACGTCGGCTGTAAGTGTTGCGGCCATAGCACATCTCCTTAATTATTCACCCAATATCTCCCACCTATTTCCGACTTCGCTTACCTCTCCATTTGGCGTAATGATATATATCTTCTCCCGGGAGATGACAAATTCTCCTTCATAAAAATCACCTTTCAAATCAAGGTCATCTCGAACAGCCCGCTTATCCGTTTCGCTCGGCTTTTGAAGATAGTTACTTCCTGAATGGGGATGAGTATGAAATGTGGCGACAATGTCATTCTCGTCGATCTTGCAGTTTGGATGTGGTGAAAGGATAATGCTATTCTGTGTACCTTTGGGCCAGCGAACAACGCTCACCGTCCCCACTGAGTTTTGCAGAATAAAGCCCCCTTCTTCGTGTCCACCAGTAACTCCAGGATAGGAGTCTTCCCACGCCTGTTTGGGCCCCGCACGAACTATAGGGTGATTAAGAACGGTAGTATGCGGCTGGATCATTAACTCTATGACGGCTGACTAAATATCTACGCCACCTGGCCTACTTGAACCGGCGCCCCGATTATTCCTTCATCAATCGGCTCTTCTTTCTCTACTTTTTTCTTTTTCTCTCTTTTTTCTTCCTCAACCACCTCTTCCTCTTCCTCTTCTATTTCTTTGGGGGGCAATTGCTTGCCGGCCAGAATAAGATCTATCTCATCCGCTTCCAGTATCTCCCTTTCTATTAATATAGTAGCCAATTTATCCAGTTTATCCTTATGTTTAATCAGTTTTGATTTGGCCCGGTCATAACTTGTCTCAATTATATTCCTTACCTCTTTATCAATCGCGGCCGCTACCTCTTCACTGTAATTCTTTTCTTTCATAAAATCCCGGCCCAGAAAGACCTCCTGTTCCTTACGTCCAAAGGTAAGAGGCCCCAGGGTATCGCTCATCCCATATTCACAAACCATCTTATGAGCCGCCTCCGTGGCCCTTTCCAGATCGTTTTGAGCGCCGGTGGTCAGTTCCCCGAAGACAAGTTCTTCCGCCACCCGACCGCCCAGCAAAACAGCCATTTTATCCAGGATTTCTGTCTTAGTGGTCAAGTATTTGTCTTCTATAGGCAGCTGAAGGGTATAGCCCAAGGCCTTTCCCCTGGGCATAATGGAAATCTTATGAACCGGATCAGCCCCTGGAATTAATTTAGCCGTCAGGGCGTGCCCCACTTCATGGTAAGCGATCATCTTCTTCTCCCGCTCGCTAATCAGTTTGCTTTTTCGTTCAGGACCGGCGATGACTCGTTCAATGGACTCATCCACTTCTTTCATGGTAATACTTTCTTTATTTCGTCTGGCCGCCAGCAGGGCCGCCTCGTTAACCACATTGGCCAGATCAGACCCAACCAGCCCCGGGGTCCGTCGAGCAATAATTTTTATATCCAATTTTTCGTCGACTTTTTTATCCTTAAAGTGAACCTTGAGGATACCTTCCCGGCCAATCAGATCCGGCGCATCCACCACAATATGGCGGTCAAATCGTCCCGGTCGGAGCAAGGCGGCGTCAAGGACATCAGGCCTGTTGGTGGCGGCAATAAGAATAACGCCTTCCGCCGTATTAAATCCATCCATTTCTACCAGGAGTTGATTCAGGGTTTGTTCTCTTTCGTCATGTCCTCCCCCCAGACCTGCCCCTCGCATACGACCAACTGCATCAATCTCATCTATAAAAATAATACAGGGGGCATGTTTCTTCCCCTGGTCAAAGAGGTCCCTCACTCTGGAAGCCCCTACACCCACAAACATCTCCACAAAGTCAGAGCCGCTAATAGAAAAGAAAGGCACATCGGCCTCACCGGCTACCGCTTTAGCCAGCAGGGTCTTACCCGTTCCTGGAGGACCAACCAATAAAACACCTTTGGGTATCTTAGCTCCCAACTTTTGAAACTTTTTCGGATCCTTCAGAAACTCAATGACCTCCTTCAGTTCTTCTTTGGCTTCTTCCACCCCAGCTACATCAGCAAAGGTAAACTTGGTGTGTTCTTCTGAGAGCATTTTAGCCCGGCTTCTACCAAAAGAAAGAGCCCGATTGCCCGGCCCTCGCACCTGCCGGTAAAGGAAAAACCAAAAAAGACCAAAAAGAAGAAGGATCGGAAAGACTGAATAGAGTAGATTCATCCACCATTGGGGTTCAGCCGGTGGAGTTCCGAAAAAGTCTACGCCATTCTCCTCCAAAAGAGGCACGAGATTAGGATCATCATAAGGTATAAATGTCTTAAAAGGGACTTTCTTGCCCTTCTTAAGTCTAAAACCGAGAATGTCCTGCTCCACAATCTTCACTTCGGTTACCTGACCTAACCTGACCAGAAGCAAAAAACCACTGTAGGGCACTTCCTCTATCTCTGCCTTGGGGACCTGGAGACTCTGGAAGAGGGTGAAGATAATAAGTCCCACCAGAAGCCAGAAGGCCAGAGATTTTATCGTCTTGCTTACATTATCATTCTTTTTCTTTACGGGGTTTCCCACCTTTATTCGCCTCCAATGAAGCCGACAAAACCTTCTTTGTTTTAGCCGTAACCTTAACCCGGTCGCTAATCTGATAAGGAGCCACCCAGATAATCCCCTGACTGTCCAGAACAATAGGGATTTTATCACGCTGTTCTGGCAGAACCTTAAGATCGATAAAGAGATCCTTTATCTTCTTTGTTCCTTTCATCCCCAGAGGACTAAATCGGTCCCCCGGACAGCGACTGCGGACCCTTAAGGGTGGCCGGATTTGCTCTAAATCAAGATAGACCTTGCTTCTATCCTTTGGGATTCTATCCGGAAAATCATCTAATATCTTTGTTTCAACCACCTTGCCTATCTCCGGAAGCGCTACCCTCTCTCCGGGAAGGAAGGAATAATCAAAAGAAATTTTTTGTCCTCGCCGCTTCTCTCTTCTGCCTAATTTCAGGACATCATATTCTTTCTTGACCACCACGCCAGGCAGGTCTAATCTTCCCTGGGCCGGTCCAAACTCAGCCAAATGGATCAGGTCTTCCACATGTTGAAAAAAAAAGCCGCTTCTCCTCCCACTGATTTCAGCTAAGAGCCCGCGGATTATCCTTGACCTGATAGCGAGAGGGAGAGGATTAAATCGAATCAGATTAAGCTCTGCTTCGCCTTCCTTTTTTTCCAGGATAACCCTGCCCCCTTGCTCCTCAGCGACTTCCTCAAGATACTCATTATCTCTCCCCCATAAAGAGCTAATCCTCAGCAGGGTATGTTTAAAATCAGGATTTAGCTCAAGGAGACGGGGAAGCAGATCTAACCGAATTTTATTCCTGAGGTAATCCCTTTTAAAATTAGATGAATCAAGACGATAAGATAACTTTTCCTCCTG from bacterium includes the following:
- the larC gene encoding nickel pincer cofactor biosynthesis protein LarC; translated protein: MKIAYLDCFSGISGDMLLGALLDAGLELDALKEDLHRLPLTGYNISTSKVERQHLVGTKVVVETATRLPNLPAMIDLMERGQIEPEIKELSARIITRLVQAEAKLHGQTLETAHLHEVGSLDTIVDVVGSLYGLQRLGVKKIFSSPLALGRGRLRTAHGYIPIPSPATCELVKGFPVYSQGIEAELTTPTGAAIVTGIASGFGPLPEMRIEAIGYGAGERDLPDTPNLLRIFIGQKEEKYETDEIVVIETNIDDQNPQIYDYLLERLFETGALDVYLTPIQMKKNRPGLLLTVLAELSSQDQISSLILSETTSLGLRFSQQRRRKLSRQVKTINTKYGPIRVKIAAVGDEQKISPEYEDIKQTARKHNIPFQLLYQEVMGRLLEA
- a CDS encoding DUF4329 domain-containing protein, with amino-acid sequence MIQPHTTVLNHPIVRAGPKQAWEDSYPGVTGGHEEGGFILQNSVGTVSVVRWPKGTQNSIILSPHPNCKIDENDIVATFHTHPHSGSNYLQKPSETDKRAVRDDLDLKGDFYEGEFVISREKIYIITPNGEVSEVGNRWEILGE
- the ftsH gene encoding ATP-dependent zinc metalloprotease FtsH → MGNPVKKKNDNVSKTIKSLAFWLLVGLIIFTLFQSLQVPKAEIEEVPYSGFLLLVRLGQVTEVKIVEQDILGFRLKKGKKVPFKTFIPYDDPNLVPLLEENGVDFFGTPPAEPQWWMNLLYSVFPILLLFGLFWFFLYRQVRGPGNRALSFGRSRAKMLSEEHTKFTFADVAGVEEAKEELKEVIEFLKDPKKFQKLGAKIPKGVLLVGPPGTGKTLLAKAVAGEADVPFFSISGSDFVEMFVGVGASRVRDLFDQGKKHAPCIIFIDEIDAVGRMRGAGLGGGHDEREQTLNQLLVEMDGFNTAEGVILIAATNRPDVLDAALLRPGRFDRHIVVDAPDLIGREGILKVHFKDKKVDEKLDIKIIARRTPGLVGSDLANVVNEAALLAARRNKESITMKEVDESIERVIAGPERKSKLISEREKKMIAYHEVGHALTAKLIPGADPVHKISIMPRGKALGYTLQLPIEDKYLTTKTEILDKMAVLLGGRVAEELVFGELTTGAQNDLERATEAAHKMVCEYGMSDTLGPLTFGRKEQEVFLGRDFMKEKNYSEEVAAAIDKEVRNIIETSYDRAKSKLIKHKDKLDKLATILIEREILEADEIDLILAGKQLPPKEIEEEEEEVVEEEKREKKKKVEKEEPIDEGIIGAPVQVGQVA
- the tilS gene encoding tRNA lysidine(34) synthetase TilS, whose amino-acid sequence is MLLPKVLNTIACYELLKPKEKIVIAVSGGPDSVALTYILVSLAKDYTLSLHLAHLNHLLRGEEADADAAFVRSLAGQLGLELTVEEVDVAQVAQKERLSLQQAAREVRYDFLRRTAEKTGASRIALGHHLDDHVETILMRLIRGSGPEGLAGIPPKRKITNDLIIIRPLIEISVAEIKEYLQEEKLSYRLDSSNFKRDYLRNKIRLDLLPRLLELNPDFKHTLLRISSLWGRDNEYLEEVAEEQGGRVILEKKEGEAELNLIRFNPLPLAIRSRIIRGLLAEISGRRSGFFFQHVEDLIHLAEFGPAQGRLDLPGVVVKKEYDVLKLGRREKRRGQKISFDYSFLPGERVALPEIGKVVETKILDDFPDRIPKDRSKVYLDLEQIRPPLRVRSRCPGDRFSPLGMKGTKKIKDLFIDLKVLPEQRDKIPIVLDSQGIIWVAPYQISDRVKVTAKTKKVLSASLEANKGGKPRKEKE